Proteins encoded by one window of Pseudomonas coleopterorum:
- a CDS encoding autotransporter outer membrane beta-barrel domain-containing protein, which translates to MLLNTANSGVTVRRGSLLSLLDSQVTAVQRGLNLLAGGEVIARNTQVTVVGLGGTVPLVDGAGIVMLGGTATLAEGSQVVGSSNGAVFSGDRFTPGDDGHVSTLIIDNSSVQSQFGSAIALVPLRGAELPVAQLLVRNGSTLSGGNGIAMDLTAGTTATMEVDASTVQGGINAASGAVANVTLNNGSRLTGNSAIAALAALQLEVDNSTLSGDINLQEQSEAVLAFRNGAALQGSLNASNPTNTTLSLDGSTMQGNVSATGTTTQLDLSNASTLTGQVIGANQVTLDGGSVWNMTGSSRVGGLSINASRVNLAGTGGAFGTLTVDSLTGAGTFGLNTDIASGQGDLLVVTGQAEGSHSLQIANSGAEPQASNTGLTVVETGGGAATFAVAGGQVDAGTFVYELAHQGNDWALVRSTVGEPGKPEEPGGPGEPELPGEPEEPSGPGEPEVPGEPEQPGGPGEPELPVGPGEPEVPGEPGEPGEPGGPIVSPSARAVLGLFNAAPTVWYGETTTLLSRMGDLRTGRSISGPWLRAFGGRSDLSAAGGVAYRQRQRGLSFGVDTPLPAANGQWMLGVMGGYSRSDLDMAAGTNGHVDSYSLGIYTTWLSESGYYVDALIKANRFQNGSDVLMSDGRRTGGDYDTYGVGGSVEVGKHIKLADGWFVEPYAQLSALRVQGEKYDLDNGMQARGNHADSLLGKVGSHVGRQFALPGGGSVQPYIKIAAAHEFAKSNRVKINDTYSFNNDLSGSRGELGAGISAQLTEAFQLHADFDYSNGKNIEQPWGGSLGVRYAW; encoded by the coding sequence TTGCTGCTCAATACGGCCAATAGCGGTGTCACGGTCCGACGTGGCTCACTGCTTTCATTGCTCGACAGCCAGGTTACGGCGGTTCAGCGAGGCCTGAATCTGCTGGCAGGCGGCGAGGTGATTGCGCGCAATACTCAAGTCACGGTGGTGGGCCTTGGGGGCACCGTGCCACTTGTCGATGGCGCCGGTATTGTCATGCTGGGAGGTACAGCAACCTTGGCCGAGGGTTCGCAGGTGGTGGGTTCGAGCAATGGCGCTGTGTTCAGTGGTGACCGCTTTACTCCAGGTGACGATGGCCATGTATCGACCTTGATCATCGACAATTCCAGCGTGCAATCCCAGTTTGGCAGCGCGATTGCGCTGGTGCCCTTGCGTGGTGCCGAGCTGCCGGTGGCGCAGTTGCTGGTGCGCAATGGATCGACATTGTCAGGGGGCAACGGCATTGCCATGGACCTGACCGCTGGCACCACCGCGACGATGGAAGTCGACGCAAGCACAGTGCAGGGCGGTATCAATGCTGCCAGTGGGGCGGTGGCGAACGTAACCTTGAACAACGGCAGCCGCCTGACGGGCAACAGTGCGATTGCGGCCTTGGCAGCGCTGCAACTGGAGGTCGACAACAGCACGCTCAGCGGCGATATCAACCTGCAAGAGCAATCCGAAGCGGTGCTTGCCTTTCGTAATGGCGCGGCGTTGCAAGGCTCGCTGAATGCCAGTAATCCTACCAATACCACCTTGTCGCTCGATGGCAGCACCATGCAAGGCAATGTCAGCGCTACGGGGACAACCACCCAATTGGACCTGAGCAATGCCTCCACTCTGACCGGCCAAGTCATCGGAGCCAACCAGGTGACACTCGATGGCGGCTCTGTATGGAACATGACGGGGAGCTCCCGGGTCGGCGGACTGTCCATCAACGCCAGTCGAGTGAATCTTGCAGGTACTGGCGGCGCCTTCGGTACCTTGACCGTGGACAGCCTGACTGGCGCAGGTACTTTCGGGCTCAACACCGATATCGCCAGTGGCCAAGGTGATTTGTTGGTCGTGACCGGCCAGGCTGAGGGCAGTCACAGTTTACAGATCGCCAACAGTGGGGCCGAGCCACAGGCAAGCAATACCGGGCTGACTGTAGTTGAAACGGGCGGTGGGGCGGCGACCTTTGCGGTGGCAGGCGGGCAGGTGGATGCGGGCACCTTTGTGTACGAGCTGGCCCATCAGGGAAATGACTGGGCGCTGGTGCGAAGCACCGTTGGGGAGCCAGGTAAACCCGAGGAGCCAGGCGGGCCCGGCGAGCCAGAGTTACCCGGTGAACCCGAGGAGCCAAGTGGTCCAGGCGAACCTGAAGTGCCAGGTGAGCCCGAGCAGCCTGGTGGGCCAGGGGAACCGGAGCTGCCGGTCGGGCCTGGCGAACCCGAAGTGCCAGGTGAGCCAGGTGAGCCAGGTGAACCTGGTGGTCCGATTGTCAGCCCCAGCGCCAGGGCAGTGCTGGGTCTATTCAATGCGGCGCCTACGGTGTGGTATGGAGAAACCACCACCTTGCTCAGTCGCATGGGGGATCTGCGCACAGGACGCAGCATTAGTGGGCCGTGGCTGCGCGCCTTTGGCGGCAGGTCTGATCTATCCGCCGCAGGCGGGGTTGCCTACCGGCAACGTCAGCGGGGGCTGAGTTTTGGTGTGGACACTCCGCTACCGGCGGCCAATGGCCAATGGATGCTGGGGGTAATGGGAGGCTACAGCCGCTCCGACCTGGACATGGCCGCTGGCACCAACGGCCATGTAGACAGCTACTCTTTGGGCATCTATACCACCTGGCTCAGTGAATCGGGTTATTACGTGGATGCGTTGATCAAGGCCAACCGCTTCCAGAACGGATCAGACGTTCTGATGAGCGATGGCCGGCGCACAGGCGGCGACTACGATACCTACGGGGTGGGCGGCTCGGTCGAAGTCGGCAAGCATATCAAGCTGGCCGATGGCTGGTTTGTAGAGCCCTATGCACAATTATCTGCCCTGCGGGTCCAGGGTGAAAAGTACGACCTCGACAACGGGATGCAAGCGCGCGGCAATCATGCCGACTCGCTGCTGGGGAAAGTGGGCAGTCATGTCGGACGGCAGTTCGCATTGCCCGGTGGCGGGAGCGTACAGCCCTATATAAAAATTGCAGCCGCCCATGAGTTCGCCAAGTCGAACCGGGTAAAAATCAACGACACCTATTCATTCAACAATGATTTGTCGGGCAGCCGTGGTGAATTGGGCGCCGGAATTTCCGCCCAACTTACAGAGGCATTCCAACTGCATGCCGACTTCGATTACAGCAACGGTAAAAATATCGAGCAGCCCTGGGGGGGAAGTCTGGGCGTACGATACGCGTGGTGA
- a CDS encoding autotransporter outer membrane beta-barrel domain-containing protein: MLPCHTLATPQYLSGPDASADVGPASGHHSWLIENGATLNVLPGGQVQEVRSFDANLFMEGSSMGQDQEIYLSNSTATIRNSTLDGGTRTALNVTDGSVAQVYDSRISSIGRGVNVPMKGSVSLANTQVYGADNGGNGNMDGGVGIALVNGKAEVVQKSHVVGDRYGAAISSNRHEDPASWRNSLVVDNAHIEGKGASAIKVESFFDNRPSQASIIVSNGGTLTGGNGVILEVAKNANVDFAVSNSHLTGDIVVADTARTAVSLINGASLNGTMAGVQTLSIENASWTLAANANVQDLTLSNGRVDLGGANGNFHQLDLDTLNGSGTFGLGTDLAAGIGDKVVVSGNASGNHQLAIQNTGTDVGKGQSPLEVVKTGSGDAQFAVLGGQVDLGTFVYDLQRQGNDWFLVQRPGEVVTPGTRSVLGLFSAAPTVWYGESSTLRSRMGELRMGTGESGVWSRTYGNRYNLSAGGGVGYQQRQQGLSVGADGALPVSDGKMLVGVMGGYSRSDLDLAGGTTGSVDSYYVGLYGTWLADNGYYIDALLKLNRFQNKSDVRMSDGQRSRGDYNNQGLGVSLEAGKRVDLDNGVFVTPFAQLSMLQVQGEQYELDNGMQARSNKADSLLGKIGTYVGQTRQMAQHGQFDYYGKIAIAQEFANNNEVRVNSNRFTNDLSGTRAELGVGTAVQVSERLQLHADFDYVKGQNLEQPWGISLGARYNF, encoded by the coding sequence TTGTTACCCTGCCATACGCTTGCCACACCGCAATACCTCAGCGGCCCCGATGCATCCGCCGACGTCGGCCCCGCCAGTGGCCATCACTCATGGCTGATCGAGAACGGCGCCACGCTCAACGTGCTCCCGGGAGGCCAGGTGCAGGAGGTTCGTAGCTTCGATGCGAACCTCTTCATGGAAGGCTCGTCGATGGGTCAGGATCAGGAAATCTATCTGAGCAACTCAACGGCAACCATCCGCAACAGCACTTTGGACGGCGGTACTCGCACGGCCTTGAACGTCACCGACGGCAGCGTCGCGCAGGTTTATGACAGCCGTATCTCCAGCATTGGTCGTGGGGTCAATGTCCCGATGAAAGGCTCCGTTTCGCTGGCTAACACCCAGGTATACGGCGCCGACAACGGCGGTAACGGCAACATGGATGGCGGCGTGGGTATCGCCTTGGTCAATGGCAAGGCGGAGGTCGTCCAGAAGAGCCATGTCGTCGGTGACAGGTATGGCGCGGCCATCAGTTCCAATCGCCATGAGGACCCCGCGTCCTGGCGCAACAGCCTGGTGGTGGACAACGCCCACATCGAGGGTAAAGGCGCTAGCGCCATCAAGGTGGAATCCTTCTTCGACAACCGCCCCAGCCAGGCCAGCATTATCGTCAGCAACGGCGGGACCCTCACAGGTGGCAATGGTGTCATCCTCGAAGTGGCCAAGAATGCCAACGTTGATTTCGCCGTGAGCAATAGCCATTTGACTGGCGACATCGTAGTCGCCGACACGGCGCGCACGGCCGTGAGCCTGATCAACGGAGCAAGTTTGAACGGCACCATGGCGGGTGTGCAGACACTGTCCATTGAAAACGCCTCGTGGACGCTCGCCGCAAACGCCAATGTGCAAGACCTGACCCTGAGCAACGGTCGGGTGGACCTGGGCGGCGCCAATGGCAACTTTCATCAGCTCGACCTCGACACCTTGAATGGCAGCGGCACTTTCGGCCTGGGCACGGACCTGGCCGCCGGTATCGGTGACAAGGTCGTGGTCAGCGGCAACGCCAGTGGCAATCACCAACTGGCGATTCAGAATACGGGTACCGACGTCGGCAAGGGCCAAAGCCCACTCGAAGTGGTCAAGACAGGCAGTGGTGACGCGCAATTCGCCGTCTTGGGTGGCCAGGTGGACCTGGGCACCTTCGTCTACGATTTGCAACGACAGGGCAATGACTGGTTTCTGGTGCAACGTCCTGGCGAGGTCGTTACGCCTGGTACTCGATCGGTGCTCGGTTTGTTCAGCGCAGCACCCACCGTGTGGTACGGCGAATCCTCGACGCTGCGCTCACGCATGGGTGAACTGCGCATGGGCACTGGCGAAAGCGGGGTGTGGAGCCGCACTTACGGCAACCGCTATAACCTCTCCGCCGGCGGCGGAGTGGGCTACCAGCAGCGCCAGCAAGGTTTGAGCGTGGGCGCCGATGGTGCGCTGCCAGTCAGCGACGGCAAGATGCTGGTAGGCGTGATGGGCGGCTACAGCCGCTCCGACCTGGATCTTGCGGGCGGTACCACGGGCAGTGTCGACAGCTACTACGTTGGCCTGTACGGCACTTGGCTTGCCGACAACGGTTACTACATCGATGCCTTGCTGAAGCTCAACCGTTTCCAGAACAAGTCTGATGTACGCATGAGCGACGGCCAGCGCTCCCGTGGCGATTACAACAATCAGGGTCTGGGCGTTTCCTTGGAGGCAGGCAAGCGCGTCGATCTGGACAATGGTGTGTTCGTCACCCCTTTCGCCCAGCTTTCGATGCTGCAGGTACAGGGTGAGCAGTACGAATTGGACAACGGCATGCAGGCGCGCAGCAACAAGGCCGATTCGCTGCTGGGCAAGATCGGCACATACGTGGGCCAAACACGGCAAATGGCCCAGCATGGCCAGTTTGACTACTACGGCAAAATCGCCATCGCACAAGAGTTCGCCAACAACAATGAGGTGAGGGTCAATAGCAATCGTTTCACCAATGATTTGTCGGGCACCCGTGCAGAATTGGGCGTGGGGACTGCGGTTCAGGTGTCGGAACGACTGCAATTGCATGCGGACTTCGACTATGTCAAAGGCCAGAACCTAGAACAGCCTTGGGGTATTAGCCTTGGCGCCCGTTACAACTTCTGA
- a CDS encoding Ig-like domain repeat protein, which yields MTTLNDTLRLLQLQISQTQPATPTPFGAAPYHPGAPTLPAPHIPALIVHGGLNKNDLDDPTVPVAVQVVLQPSMLEHDELILYLDTTAVAAETLRQEHLDSGVLTFYLVPSVFPREGWITLHYHHSVPLSSTFAVSESVGPFLVKQTVPGDPDPDPSTPDVNERLTAITGIPDPVPPGRALTVTLPRHVNIREHDKMILHWADKEVVKTISADEASNPNIQLAVTVPASVIDSTPGVGLIVRYEIYDTVMNWSLYSEPAYADVDPPGVLHAPSVRDANDDDELDMDELDGADVAILIPVNGNLPVGTNGVLTWTGIPVTGPRLTYTASFKIERAATRITLYVPNAKAAALVSSTAMVYYEAIINGVSTPSRRTSVAVIGDPMTLEKPTLTGVTGDSYNPNLITGSHQEVIVPSYGFMASGQAIILHWEGRTASGQPLYVQNRKDLTSDTPQDTAFLVDKTYATSLGINTLLKVYYDIMADGTTYVSPPLELTVMGVSNNLPKPTTEPVFANGEIDPDTVTDAIKVVVEPNASLAPGDLLSVKWLGRSGASITLSNQVFPNSGNLEIRIGKTPYIDGNTNGYVDVSYEARRNGQPVGSSQVLQLHVGEAAALPWPLPTLIDATGGQVSTWQPVKPGTQFDTNTATVVISDARIRPGDTVAVIWRLPDGSDLTVPWVLATDGEGRVPVPPTVLGRSMGQLVQAGCVLFRGPALDPVGSSGLTSLQIGTVPANALSELLILEATNSGVGPELDVSQLTGDANLRVGRWPLIEVGQPVWLTLTGTRMDGTSYSKVVLSPPNAVDSAWVSLGYRTARMDQSEAKGLKDGSNLTVQLKVGIRKEQNESLALAFISKTYIVRSVADSRPVITNVQDSKGGIANGGDTYDAQVTVSGTATPNQDIELLDNGSSKGRVSVNASGNWSLLVTALSTGAHSLTAKALYGSGQQSLARTFTRLADAAPTISNVTDSRGTVAPGGTTYDAQITVSGTALANQQAEIFDHSSSKGMATVNASGNWSLGIGGLVMGAHSITARARYGSGQSSAARTFTRINLPLVVDTTQLSLSGKLYINVAGGLPNPMPAGTSARRSASGGTPPYQYTSANSNVAAVDSSGLVQSRGVGNTTITVSDSAGQRLSFSVVVSGVFLFRYAGTGQWYPPSNAGNILTRDLMAEIWAQCASHGGVAALGIPGGVYWTGTSSDGVRRYYTRNLSTGAEGTEAGQGIGTASHHMLKRP from the coding sequence ATGACTACTCTCAACGACACCTTGCGCCTGCTGCAACTGCAGATCAGCCAAACTCAGCCCGCCACCCCCACACCGTTCGGCGCTGCGCCCTACCACCCTGGCGCGCCGACGCTGCCTGCTCCCCATATTCCGGCCCTCATCGTGCATGGCGGCCTCAACAAGAACGACCTGGACGACCCCACCGTTCCAGTAGCGGTGCAAGTAGTGCTGCAACCCAGCATGCTGGAACACGATGAGCTGATCCTGTATCTGGACACCACCGCCGTGGCCGCCGAGACCCTGCGCCAGGAGCACTTGGACAGTGGCGTGCTCACCTTCTATCTGGTGCCATCCGTCTTTCCTCGGGAGGGCTGGATCACGCTGCATTATCACCACAGCGTTCCGCTTTCCAGCACGTTTGCCGTGTCCGAAAGCGTCGGCCCCTTTCTGGTCAAGCAGACCGTACCGGGCGATCCCGATCCGGACCCGTCCACTCCCGACGTCAACGAACGACTGACGGCCATCACCGGTATTCCGGACCCCGTGCCGCCTGGTCGGGCACTGACGGTGACCCTCCCGCGTCACGTGAACATTCGCGAACACGACAAGATGATTCTGCATTGGGCCGATAAGGAAGTTGTCAAGACCATCTCCGCCGACGAAGCTTCGAATCCCAATATACAGCTGGCTGTCACCGTACCGGCCAGCGTGATTGACAGCACTCCGGGCGTTGGCTTGATCGTACGCTATGAAATTTACGACACAGTAATGAACTGGTCGTTGTACAGCGAGCCAGCCTATGCCGACGTCGATCCTCCGGGGGTTCTGCATGCGCCCTCAGTGCGCGATGCCAACGACGACGACGAACTGGATATGGACGAGCTGGACGGTGCCGACGTGGCCATCCTGATTCCAGTCAACGGCAACCTCCCTGTGGGCACCAATGGCGTATTGACCTGGACCGGCATCCCGGTGACCGGGCCGCGGCTTACCTATACGGCGTCGTTCAAGATCGAACGGGCGGCTACACGCATCACGCTGTACGTGCCCAACGCCAAGGCTGCAGCCTTGGTCAGCAGTACCGCCATGGTGTATTACGAGGCAATCATCAACGGTGTGAGTACGCCATCGCGACGTACCAGCGTGGCGGTGATTGGTGACCCAATGACCCTGGAAAAACCCACGCTCACCGGTGTCACGGGAGATAGCTATAACCCGAACTTGATCACTGGCAGCCACCAGGAGGTGATCGTTCCCAGTTATGGCTTCATGGCCAGTGGCCAAGCCATCATCCTGCATTGGGAAGGCCGCACCGCCAGTGGCCAACCGCTTTATGTGCAGAACAGGAAGGATCTGACCAGCGACACTCCGCAGGACACCGCTTTTCTGGTGGATAAAACGTATGCCACCAGCTTGGGTATCAATACCTTGCTCAAGGTGTATTACGACATCATGGCCGATGGCACGACTTACGTCTCGCCGCCATTGGAGCTGACCGTGATGGGCGTCTCAAACAACCTGCCCAAGCCCACCACCGAACCGGTGTTTGCGAACGGTGAAATCGACCCCGATACCGTGACCGACGCCATCAAGGTCGTGGTGGAGCCCAACGCCAGCCTCGCGCCGGGGGACCTGTTGAGTGTGAAATGGCTGGGTCGATCCGGTGCCAGCATTACACTGAGCAACCAAGTCTTCCCAAATTCGGGCAACCTCGAAATCCGCATCGGCAAGACGCCCTACATCGACGGCAACACCAATGGTTATGTAGATGTCAGCTACGAAGCTCGACGCAACGGGCAGCCTGTGGGCAGTTCGCAGGTGCTGCAACTGCATGTTGGCGAAGCAGCGGCGTTACCTTGGCCACTGCCTACGTTAATCGACGCCACGGGAGGACAGGTCAGCACCTGGCAGCCCGTCAAACCGGGCACCCAGTTCGACACCAATACCGCTACCGTGGTGATCAGCGACGCACGAATTAGACCGGGGGATACAGTGGCCGTCATTTGGCGGCTACCAGATGGCTCGGACCTGACTGTTCCCTGGGTTCTAGCTACTGATGGTGAAGGAAGGGTTCCGGTGCCGCCTACCGTACTGGGGCGCAGCATGGGGCAGTTGGTGCAGGCGGGATGCGTGTTATTCAGAGGGCCGGCTTTGGATCCGGTCGGGAGTTCAGGGCTGACGAGCCTGCAGATAGGTACAGTACCTGCAAATGCGCTGAGTGAACTGCTCATTCTGGAAGCCACCAACAGTGGGGTAGGGCCAGAGTTGGACGTGAGTCAGTTGACAGGCGATGCCAACCTCAGAGTTGGTCGCTGGCCGCTGATCGAAGTAGGACAACCGGTCTGGTTGACGCTTACCGGAACCAGAATGGACGGCACGTCCTATTCAAAAGTTGTGTTGTCTCCACCTAACGCTGTGGATTCAGCTTGGGTGAGCCTGGGCTACCGCACGGCACGGATGGACCAATCCGAAGCCAAGGGGCTCAAAGATGGTAGTAACCTCACCGTACAGCTGAAGGTCGGCATAAGGAAAGAGCAGAACGAGAGCCTGGCATTGGCATTTATCTCCAAGACGTACATCGTAAGGTCCGTGGCAGACAGCCGTCCGGTTATTACCAACGTGCAGGATTCGAAGGGCGGAATCGCCAATGGCGGCGACACCTATGACGCTCAGGTGACGGTGTCAGGAACAGCCACGCCCAATCAAGACATTGAGTTGCTTGATAATGGTTCGTCCAAGGGCCGGGTATCCGTCAACGCCAGCGGGAACTGGAGCCTGCTTGTTACTGCACTGTCCACGGGCGCACATTCACTCACTGCCAAGGCCCTGTATGGCAGTGGTCAGCAATCCCTAGCTCGAACATTCACACGTCTGGCAGATGCGGCGCCAACCATCAGCAACGTAACCGACTCTCGGGGGACAGTGGCGCCAGGTGGCACTACCTATGACGCCCAGATAACTGTCAGTGGGACCGCCCTGGCTAATCAGCAGGCTGAGATCTTCGATCATTCCAGCTCCAAGGGCATGGCTACGGTCAACGCCAGCGGGAACTGGAGTCTGGGAATAGGCGGGCTGGTTATGGGCGCGCATTCCATTACAGCGAGAGCCCGTTATGGCAGCGGCCAGTCTTCTGCCGCCAGAACATTCACAAGGATCAACCTCCCGTTGGTCGTAGATACGACGCAACTGTCACTCAGCGGAAAACTGTACATCAATGTTGCAGGAGGGTTACCCAACCCAATGCCGGCAGGAACGTCCGCTCGACGCAGTGCCTCGGGTGGCACTCCGCCCTATCAATACACATCTGCAAACAGCAATGTTGCCGCTGTGGACAGTTCTGGACTGGTGCAGTCCAGAGGCGTGGGTAATACCACCATCACGGTCAGCGATTCTGCCGGCCAACGCTTGAGCTTTTCCGTAGTAGTGTCCGGCGTGTTTCTGTTTCGCTATGCAGGTACGGGGCAATGGTACCCGCCCTCCAACGCAGGCAACATCCTCACTCGCGACCTGATGGCCGAGATATGGGCGCAGTGCGCATCCCATGGCGGCGTTGCAGCATTGGGTATCCCGGGTGGTGTTTACTGGACTGGCACCAGTTCGGACGGAGTCCGCCGGTACTACACCAGAAACTTGAGCACGGGAGCCGAAGGGACTGAAGCAGGCCAGGGAATAGGCACAGCTTCGCACCATATGCTCAAGCGGCCTTGA
- a CDS encoding DUF3077 domain-containing protein, translating to MSDKPALFSVNAGVALEDALAHLGVLLECAQLTANELWDAPDRSLLGVTLHCIEHAQAVVASLQVPRG from the coding sequence TTGTCGGATAAGCCTGCGCTGTTCAGCGTGAATGCCGGTGTTGCGCTGGAGGATGCACTGGCGCACCTTGGGGTGTTGCTGGAGTGCGCTCAGTTGACGGCGAACGAGTTGTGGGATGCGCCGGATCGGAGTTTGCTGGGCGTGACGTTGCATTGCATCGAGCATGCGCAGGCGGTGGTGGCTTCGCTGCAGGTGCCGCGGGGTTGA
- a CDS encoding PAAR domain-containing protein produces MRLGYFIRLGDKTSCGGTVLGGERGVTLLGVPRAREGDRVSCGKHTGEFHIVGGVDQLKSHGRRVAGSLDSTSSCACNALLIPSSFTTQYESLRSVKPRHAVVPRPTTSPNCGHPDQLLSITTYTADEINRNVRHPTVGQIRQLNRYDATQATHTYQALPWHARWWARDPRRVAKACKDKAVALWAEQMDDNREWNYRAKVAQLQDSSWHKQGRYLYHVGLWSGIHYGYLGMAAGFRPGVLLDGIDAQTPLEQRGTLRHWRTPAERLAINIGIELYKRHPEGVVTAKAIIQVINGAEREDWASGRREYRCGSSESAPTGLRKRRD; encoded by the coding sequence ATGAGGCTGGGGTATTTCATCCGTCTGGGCGACAAGACATCGTGTGGTGGCACGGTCCTGGGAGGCGAGCGGGGCGTCACCCTGCTCGGCGTTCCGCGCGCGCGCGAGGGCGATCGCGTGTCGTGTGGAAAGCACACGGGCGAATTCCACATCGTCGGCGGTGTGGACCAGCTCAAGAGCCACGGCCGTCGCGTCGCTGGCAGTCTCGACAGCACCAGCAGCTGTGCCTGCAACGCGCTGCTCATTCCTTCTTCGTTCACGACCCAGTACGAGTCGCTGCGCAGCGTCAAACCACGGCATGCTGTCGTGCCACGTCCCACTACCTCCCCGAACTGCGGCCACCCGGACCAGTTGCTGTCGATCACCACCTACACGGCCGACGAGATCAACCGCAATGTCCGCCACCCCACCGTAGGCCAGATCAGACAACTCAATCGCTACGATGCCACTCAAGCTACCCACACCTACCAAGCCCTTCCCTGGCATGCCCGCTGGTGGGCGCGCGATCCACGGCGGGTGGCCAAGGCCTGCAAGGACAAAGCCGTGGCCTTGTGGGCCGAGCAGATGGACGATAACCGCGAGTGGAATTACCGCGCCAAGGTCGCGCAGTTGCAGGACTCTTCCTGGCACAAGCAAGGGCGATACCTGTATCACGTCGGTCTGTGGAGCGGTATCCATTACGGTTATCTGGGCATGGCGGCCGGTTTTCGCCCCGGCGTGCTGCTCGACGGCATCGACGCGCAGACCCCACTGGAACAGCGCGGTACCTTGCGCCATTGGCGCACCCCGGCCGAGCGACTGGCAATCAACATCGGCATTGAACTGTACAAGCGCCATCCCGAAGGGGTGGTGACGGCCAAGGCCATCATTCAGGTGATCAACGGCGCCGAACGGGAAGACTGGGCTTCCGGGAGGCGGGAGTATCGGTGTGGATCGAGCGAATCAGCCCCAACCGGACTCAGAAAACGACGCGATTGA